Proteins co-encoded in one Lynx canadensis isolate LIC74 chromosome C1, mLynCan4.pri.v2, whole genome shotgun sequence genomic window:
- the BBS5 gene encoding Bardet-Biedl syndrome 5 protein isoform X3: MSVLDALWEDRDVRFDVSSQQMKTRPGEALIDCLDSIEDTKGNNGDRGRLLVTNLRIIWHSLALPRVNLSIGYNCILNITTRTANSKLRGQSEALYILTKCNSTRFEFIFTNLVPGSPRLFTSVIAVHRAYETSKMYRDFKLRSALIQNKQLRLLPQEHVYDKINGVWNLSSDQGNLGTFFITNVRIVWHANMNDSFNVSIPYLQISGGYVLGFKIDPVEKLQESVKEINSLHKVYSASPIFGVDYEMEEKPQPLEALTVEQIQDDVEIDSDDHTDAFVAYFADGNKQQDREPVFSEELGLAIEKLKDGFTLQGLWEVMS, encoded by the exons ATGTCGGTGCTGGACGCGCTTTGGGAGGACCGGGATGTCCGCTTCGACGTCTCCTCGCA acaaatgaaaacaagaccTGGAGAAGCCCTTATTGATTGTTTAGATTCAATTGAAGACACCAAAGGAAATAATGGGGATAGAG ggAGACTCTTAGtaacaaatttaagaattatCTGGCACTCTTTGGCATTACCCAGAGTCAATCTTT CTATCGGTTACAACTGCATATTGAACATTACAACAAGGACTGCTAACTCT AAATTACGAGGCCAAAGTGAAGCTCTTTATATACTAACAAAATGTAACAGTACTCGTTTTGAGTTTATATTTACAAATCTGGTTCCTGGAAGTCCTAGACTTTTTACTTCTGTGATTGCAGTACACAG aGCATATGAAACTTCTAAAATGTATCGTGATTTTAAACTGAGAAGTGCACTAATTCAAAACAAGCAACTAAGATTATTACCACAAGAACATGTATATGATAAAATCAATGGAGTATGGAATTTATCCAGTGATCAG GGAAATTTAGGAACCTTTTTTATTACCAATGTGAGAATTGTGTGGCATGCAAATATGAATGACAGTTTTAACGTCAGCATACCATATCTGCAAATT agtGGAGGATATGTTCTTGGCTTTAAAATAGATCCTGTGGAAAAACTACAAGAATCAGTTAAGGAAATCAATTCACTTCACAAAGTCTATTCTGCCAGTCCTATATTTGGAGTGGATTATGAGATGGAAGAAAAG CCACAGCCCCTTGAAGCTCTGACCGTTGAACAGATTCAAGATGATGTAGAAATAGACTCTGATGATCACACGGACGCTTTTGTG GCTTATTTTGCTGATGGCAATAAG CAACAAGATCGTGAACCTGTATTTTCAGAAGAACTGGGGCTTGCAATAGAGAAATTGAAGGATGGATTCACCCTACAGGGACTTTGGGAAGTGATGAGTTGA
- the BBS5 gene encoding Bardet-Biedl syndrome 5 protein isoform X4, whose amino-acid sequence MSVLDALWEDRDVRFDVSSQQMKTRPGEALIDCLDSIEDTKGNNGDRAIGYNCILNITTRTANSKLRGQSEALYILTKCNSTRFEFIFTNLVPGSPRLFTSVIAVHRAYETSKMYRDFKLRSALIQNKQLRLLPQEHVYDKINGVWNLSSDQGNLGTFFITNVRIVWHANMNDSFNVSIPYLQIRSIKIRDSKFGLALVIESSQQSGGYVLGFKIDPVEKLQESVKEINSLHKVYSASPIFGVDYEMEEKPQPLEALTVEQIQDDVEIDSDDHTDAFVAYFADGNKQQDREPVFSEELGLAIEKLKDGFTLQGLWEVMS is encoded by the exons ATGTCGGTGCTGGACGCGCTTTGGGAGGACCGGGATGTCCGCTTCGACGTCTCCTCGCA acaaatgaaaacaagaccTGGAGAAGCCCTTATTGATTGTTTAGATTCAATTGAAGACACCAAAGGAAATAATGGGGATAGAG CTATCGGTTACAACTGCATATTGAACATTACAACAAGGACTGCTAACTCT AAATTACGAGGCCAAAGTGAAGCTCTTTATATACTAACAAAATGTAACAGTACTCGTTTTGAGTTTATATTTACAAATCTGGTTCCTGGAAGTCCTAGACTTTTTACTTCTGTGATTGCAGTACACAG aGCATATGAAACTTCTAAAATGTATCGTGATTTTAAACTGAGAAGTGCACTAATTCAAAACAAGCAACTAAGATTATTACCACAAGAACATGTATATGATAAAATCAATGGAGTATGGAATTTATCCAGTGATCAG GGAAATTTAGGAACCTTTTTTATTACCAATGTGAGAATTGTGTGGCATGCAAATATGAATGACAGTTTTAACGTCAGCATACCATATCTGCAAATT CGTTCAATAAAGATTAGAGATTCAAAATTTGGTTTAGCTCTTGTCATAGAAAGCTCTCAGCAG agtGGAGGATATGTTCTTGGCTTTAAAATAGATCCTGTGGAAAAACTACAAGAATCAGTTAAGGAAATCAATTCACTTCACAAAGTCTATTCTGCCAGTCCTATATTTGGAGTGGATTATGAGATGGAAGAAAAG CCACAGCCCCTTGAAGCTCTGACCGTTGAACAGATTCAAGATGATGTAGAAATAGACTCTGATGATCACACGGACGCTTTTGTG GCTTATTTTGCTGATGGCAATAAG CAACAAGATCGTGAACCTGTATTTTCAGAAGAACTGGGGCTTGCAATAGAGAAATTGAAGGATGGATTCACCCTACAGGGACTTTGGGAAGTGATGAGTTGA
- the BBS5 gene encoding Bardet-Biedl syndrome 5 protein isoform X1 produces MSVLDALWEDRDVRFDVSSQQMKTRPGEALIDCLDSIEDTKGNNGDRGRLLVTNLRIIWHSLALPRVNLSIGYNCILNITTRTANSKLRGQSEALYILTKCNSTRFEFIFTNLVPGSPRLFTSVIAVHRAYETSKMYRDFKLRSALIQNKQLRLLPQEHVYDKINGVWNLSSDQGNLGTFFITNVRIVWHANMNDSFNVSIPYLQIRSIKIRDSKFGLALVIESSQQSGGYVLGFKIDPVEKLQESVKEINSLHKVYSASPIFGVDYEMEEKPQPLEALTVEQIQDDVEIDSDDHTDAFVAYFADGNKQQDREPVFSEELGLAIEKLKDGFTLQGLWEVMS; encoded by the exons ATGTCGGTGCTGGACGCGCTTTGGGAGGACCGGGATGTCCGCTTCGACGTCTCCTCGCA acaaatgaaaacaagaccTGGAGAAGCCCTTATTGATTGTTTAGATTCAATTGAAGACACCAAAGGAAATAATGGGGATAGAG ggAGACTCTTAGtaacaaatttaagaattatCTGGCACTCTTTGGCATTACCCAGAGTCAATCTTT CTATCGGTTACAACTGCATATTGAACATTACAACAAGGACTGCTAACTCT AAATTACGAGGCCAAAGTGAAGCTCTTTATATACTAACAAAATGTAACAGTACTCGTTTTGAGTTTATATTTACAAATCTGGTTCCTGGAAGTCCTAGACTTTTTACTTCTGTGATTGCAGTACACAG aGCATATGAAACTTCTAAAATGTATCGTGATTTTAAACTGAGAAGTGCACTAATTCAAAACAAGCAACTAAGATTATTACCACAAGAACATGTATATGATAAAATCAATGGAGTATGGAATTTATCCAGTGATCAG GGAAATTTAGGAACCTTTTTTATTACCAATGTGAGAATTGTGTGGCATGCAAATATGAATGACAGTTTTAACGTCAGCATACCATATCTGCAAATT CGTTCAATAAAGATTAGAGATTCAAAATTTGGTTTAGCTCTTGTCATAGAAAGCTCTCAGCAG agtGGAGGATATGTTCTTGGCTTTAAAATAGATCCTGTGGAAAAACTACAAGAATCAGTTAAGGAAATCAATTCACTTCACAAAGTCTATTCTGCCAGTCCTATATTTGGAGTGGATTATGAGATGGAAGAAAAG CCACAGCCCCTTGAAGCTCTGACCGTTGAACAGATTCAAGATGATGTAGAAATAGACTCTGATGATCACACGGACGCTTTTGTG GCTTATTTTGCTGATGGCAATAAG CAACAAGATCGTGAACCTGTATTTTCAGAAGAACTGGGGCTTGCAATAGAGAAATTGAAGGATGGATTCACCCTACAGGGACTTTGGGAAGTGATGAGTTGA
- the BBS5 gene encoding Bardet-Biedl syndrome 5 protein isoform X2, giving the protein MKTRPGEALIDCLDSIEDTKGNNGDRGRLLVTNLRIIWHSLALPRVNLSIGYNCILNITTRTANSKLRGQSEALYILTKCNSTRFEFIFTNLVPGSPRLFTSVIAVHRAYETSKMYRDFKLRSALIQNKQLRLLPQEHVYDKINGVWNLSSDQGNLGTFFITNVRIVWHANMNDSFNVSIPYLQIRSIKIRDSKFGLALVIESSQQSGGYVLGFKIDPVEKLQESVKEINSLHKVYSASPIFGVDYEMEEKPQPLEALTVEQIQDDVEIDSDDHTDAFVAYFADGNKQQDREPVFSEELGLAIEKLKDGFTLQGLWEVMS; this is encoded by the exons atgaaaacaagaccTGGAGAAGCCCTTATTGATTGTTTAGATTCAATTGAAGACACCAAAGGAAATAATGGGGATAGAG ggAGACTCTTAGtaacaaatttaagaattatCTGGCACTCTTTGGCATTACCCAGAGTCAATCTTT CTATCGGTTACAACTGCATATTGAACATTACAACAAGGACTGCTAACTCT AAATTACGAGGCCAAAGTGAAGCTCTTTATATACTAACAAAATGTAACAGTACTCGTTTTGAGTTTATATTTACAAATCTGGTTCCTGGAAGTCCTAGACTTTTTACTTCTGTGATTGCAGTACACAG aGCATATGAAACTTCTAAAATGTATCGTGATTTTAAACTGAGAAGTGCACTAATTCAAAACAAGCAACTAAGATTATTACCACAAGAACATGTATATGATAAAATCAATGGAGTATGGAATTTATCCAGTGATCAG GGAAATTTAGGAACCTTTTTTATTACCAATGTGAGAATTGTGTGGCATGCAAATATGAATGACAGTTTTAACGTCAGCATACCATATCTGCAAATT CGTTCAATAAAGATTAGAGATTCAAAATTTGGTTTAGCTCTTGTCATAGAAAGCTCTCAGCAG agtGGAGGATATGTTCTTGGCTTTAAAATAGATCCTGTGGAAAAACTACAAGAATCAGTTAAGGAAATCAATTCACTTCACAAAGTCTATTCTGCCAGTCCTATATTTGGAGTGGATTATGAGATGGAAGAAAAG CCACAGCCCCTTGAAGCTCTGACCGTTGAACAGATTCAAGATGATGTAGAAATAGACTCTGATGATCACACGGACGCTTTTGTG GCTTATTTTGCTGATGGCAATAAG CAACAAGATCGTGAACCTGTATTTTCAGAAGAACTGGGGCTTGCAATAGAGAAATTGAAGGATGGATTCACCCTACAGGGACTTTGGGAAGTGATGAGTTGA